The proteins below are encoded in one region of Phaseolus vulgaris cultivar G19833 chromosome 1, P. vulgaris v2.0, whole genome shotgun sequence:
- the LOC137816685 gene encoding peroxidase 46, producing the protein MEKGATVFPFPLAVSCLFIVFFLATSVSSSLLFNFYAASCPTAELIVRNSISSSSSSDPSIPGKLLRLIFHDCFVEGCDASLMLLGNNTEQSDPANRSIGGFSVIESAKRVLEFLCPGTVSCADIIALAARDAVELTGGPMIQIPTGRRDGMVSVASNVRPNILDTSFTMDEMIKRFSNKGLSLFDLVILSGAHTIGTAHCSSFRDRFQQDSKGKMKLIDKSLDSSYADELMKECPLSASPSVQVNNDPETSMVFDNHYYRNLLTNKGLFQSDSALLSDNRTRKLVEDLANDQQFFFESWGQSFMKLTSIGVKTGDEGEIRRFCSSTNA; encoded by the exons ATGGAGAAAGGAGCAACGGTTTTTCCTTTTCCCCTAGCAGTTTCTTGTCTTTTTATTGTCTTCTTTTTGGCTACTTCTGTTTCAAGTAGCCTGCTTTTCAACTTCTATGCAGCTTCATGCCCAACAGCAGAACTCATTGTAAGAAACAGTATcagttcatcttcttcttctgatCCTTCAATTCCTGGGAAGCTACTTCGCTTGATTTTTCATGATTGCTTTGTGGAG GGATGTGATGCATCTTTGATGCTATTAGGGAATAACACAGAACAAAGTGATCCAGCAAATAGGTCTATTGGAGGATTTTCAGTTATAGAATCAGCAAAAAGAGTCCTTGAGTTCCTTTGTCCCGGAACAGTTTCTTGTGCTGACATAATTGCTTTGGCTGCAAGAGATGCTGTTGAACTC ACTGGTGGTCCCATGATTCAAATTCCCACTGGAAGGAGAGATGGCATGGTTTCAGTTGCTTCAAACGTTAGACCCAACATTTTGGACACAAGTTTTACAATGGATGAGATGATTAAGCGATTCTCCAATAAAGGGTTGTCCTTATTTGACCTTGTCATCCTTTCAG GGGCTCACACCATAGGAACTGCTCATTGCAGCTCATTCAGGGATAGGTTCCAACAGGACTCCAAGGGAAAGATGAAACTCATTGACAAAAGCCTTGATAGTAGCTATGCTGATGAGCTAATGAAGGAGTGTCCCTTGAGTGCAAGCCCATCAGTACAAGTTAACAATGATCCTGAAACTTCCATGGTCTTTGACAACCACTACTACAGAAATCTTCTCACCAACAAGGGGTTGTTCCAATCTGACTCTGCCTTGCTAAGTGACAACAGAACAAGGAAATTGGTGGAGGACTTGGCAAATGATCAACAGTTTTTCTTTGAAAGTTGGGGCCAGTCTTTCATGAAACTCACTAGTATTGGAGTCAAAACTGGTGATGAAGGTGAAATTAGGCGCTTCTGTTCATCAACTAATGCATAA